The proteins below come from a single Aegilops tauschii subsp. strangulata cultivar AL8/78 chromosome 6, Aet v6.0, whole genome shotgun sequence genomic window:
- the LOC141025895 gene encoding uncharacterized protein: MRMEAGMYGDVKASKVFLEVAMGAQLYDFGSALTGFMAAFRPPRHVPALPATLIVPALHLLQLARWSGRVQPHHVASRLELLTGMQRFCDRRLLTSAVDRRADD; encoded by the coding sequence ATGCGCATGGAGGCAGGGATGTACGGCGACGTCAAGGCCTCCAAGGTGTTCCTCGAGGTGGCCATGGGCGCTCAGCTCTATGACTTTGGCTCTGCGCTCACCGGGTTCATGGCGGCCTTCCGCCCGCCGCGCCATGTGCCGGCTCTTCCTGCTACGTTAATCGTGCCCGCACTACATCTGCTCCAGCTTGCTCGCTGGAGCGGACGTGTACAACCTCATCATGTTGCCTCTCGGCTCGAGCTGCTCACCGGCATGCAACGGTTTTGCGACCGACGGCTCCTGACCTCCGCCGTCGACCGTCGCGCCGATGATTAA